One Sphingomonas sp. LHG3406-1 genomic window carries:
- a CDS encoding L,D-transpeptidase family protein, whose protein sequence is MFHRSALRFAPLAVAAALLASCATAPQRSIAPPPPVAEAKLPYEWTHGHAPKATKEARALFGTVALTPGQYRWAATIPDAPAKVVIDRLQQLMFVYKGDTLVGVSTISSGKKGKESPLGYWKVFRKQVKGFSRKYDNAPMPYMQMYDEKGIAFHGGALPGYPASRGCVRLPVEFAKKLYGLTTMGTEVVIEG, encoded by the coding sequence ATGTTCCATCGCTCCGCCCTGCGCTTCGCTCCGCTCGCCGTCGCCGCGGCCCTGCTCGCCTCCTGCGCCACTGCTCCACAGCGCAGCATCGCACCGCCGCCGCCGGTGGCCGAAGCGAAGCTGCCCTACGAATGGACCCACGGCCATGCGCCCAAGGCGACCAAGGAAGCCCGGGCCCTGTTCGGCACCGTGGCGCTGACGCCAGGCCAGTATCGCTGGGCCGCGACCATCCCGGACGCGCCGGCAAAGGTCGTGATCGACCGGCTGCAGCAGCTCATGTTCGTTTACAAGGGCGACACGCTCGTCGGCGTCTCGACCATCTCGTCGGGCAAGAAGGGCAAGGAGTCCCCGCTTGGTTACTGGAAGGTGTTCCGCAAGCAGGTGAAGGGCTTCTCCCGCAAGTACGACAACGCACCCATGCCTTACATGCAGATGTACGACGAGAAGGGCATCGCCTTTCACGGTGGCGCGCTGCCCGGCTACCCTGCCAGCCGCGGCTGCGTGCGACTGCCGGTCGAGTTCGCCAAGAAGCTCTACGGGCTGACGACGATGGGCACTGAGGTCGTCATCGAGGGATAG